A single genomic interval of Lentimicrobium saccharophilum harbors:
- a CDS encoding ATP-binding protein, translating into MIRSLQLLEDRYGKRSTIITSQLPLKSWYQYLNEPTLADAIMDRLSGAAHKIELKGESLRKKSKE; encoded by the coding sequence ATGATCCGGAGTCTACAACTACTCGAAGACCGGTACGGGAAAAGGTCTACCATCATCACTTCGCAACTTCCTTTAAAATCCTGGTATCAATATCTGAATGAACCTACCCTGGCCGATGCAATTATGGACAGATTGTCAGGTGCAGCCCATAAAATTGAACTAAAAGGAGAATCTCTAAGAAAGAAATCCAAAGAATAA
- a CDS encoding DUF6443 domain-containing protein has protein sequence METITNKYFTLLLIVLFHAFAANAQSTDHNYIQTWDLKVAGYKTSGSISGNTPLTHAIRTIQYYDGLGRLSQTVVPGFAPDGKSMVTPKVYNEVGLDETNYQPYIANTGEPVYREDYADELMAFYEDNYYDRFGNAPVEYEKSPLKRIVKQGAPGDDWQLEDGHFVSFEYLTNNSSAELKAINWKATGDLCVHNGLYPAAELYVTKVTAEDGAISYKFKDKLGNVVLKRSKAPLNEYADTYYVYDDFNLLRFVISPEGSSQITGNFSMSDDLARKFVYFYKYDNRKRLIEKKLPGKEPEYTVYNQIDMPIMYQDGNMRKMNGAVKAYEWLYTKYDALGRVIITGITTEYSSQTRDQVQSLADASNYCWEYLLHPSSYPVSFYNYYSGQSFPWAHPGSIQTLTYYDTYNVIVVSDGTYTPQPIASDSEMNFNPADANFSVSQPDTEFIKGLPTVTFILSQGSLLPTVTYYDKRGRVIQVRQKGHISGAYTITTNNYYNGQPENITNTVYNTNIKHKYIPPNSVPQSITEKYTFEYDNFGRLSLRDYQVGDVMALHKVQNKYTPLGQLRQKIISEGGISLQTVDYSYNIRGWLSAINNPSQVSSSGDLFGMNIYYNTINQGLNNTARFNGNISATEWQTVQTSSSLTPPTTGRKAYVYSYDELSRLENAVFSEYTSGAWQQTSKYNELIKSYDLNGNIKGIERKGSLSNWNTDIIDNLTYHYNGNQLIAVDDDILTDNGYDFYDNANFFNGTIPEYEYDANGNVIKDANKGIIGITYNHMNLPKEVYFSKDSKLDYYYDATGNKLRQDVIEAKILTKRTDFISNFVIVNNTPAWINFDEGRVIMDGTAVHFTETHLKDHLGNTRVVFGYKNNALAVKQVNSYYPFGMNIKGLTTRVTIEEAKHPANEYLYNGKMFQDELGLDWLDYGARMYDAVLGRWHSVDPLADQRSWVSPYSYCQNNPIARVDPTGALDDWVEGADGSIYWNDKVTSSNDKDLAKGETYRGTEYRRFEDIGSTTYNDVNYNSDKTKTSTPRIRPDADGIVTQEESIDWYHFGGGTPLTVDISKFNFKSSKLSIEDFKTNSQSVDFFNGWSNHPLSSSIIWRPASDETLSDVYGTIRLAIVNRDLGTVRVVTDDATGFFDVFDYSALGSIVGDRLRSNGNPTPFGFIGKGTGTIRLTTPESPKIDYRYLIDFK, from the coding sequence ATGGAAACCATAACAAACAAATATTTTACATTACTGTTGATTGTATTGTTTCATGCTTTCGCGGCAAATGCTCAATCTACCGACCATAATTATATTCAGACCTGGGACCTTAAAGTCGCTGGTTACAAAACCTCCGGCAGCATATCGGGCAACACTCCGTTAACCCATGCCATAAGAACCATACAATACTATGATGGTTTAGGCCGTTTGTCGCAAACCGTAGTACCCGGATTTGCACCTGATGGCAAATCAATGGTAACGCCTAAGGTATATAATGAGGTTGGACTCGATGAAACAAATTATCAGCCCTATATTGCCAATACAGGAGAGCCTGTCTATAGGGAGGACTATGCCGATGAATTAATGGCTTTCTATGAAGATAATTACTATGATCGATTTGGGAATGCCCCGGTTGAATATGAAAAATCACCGCTTAAGAGGATAGTTAAGCAGGGAGCCCCCGGCGATGACTGGCAATTGGAGGATGGGCATTTTGTTAGCTTTGAGTATCTAACCAACAATAGCAGTGCAGAACTCAAGGCAATTAATTGGAAAGCAACAGGCGATTTATGTGTTCATAATGGACTTTATCCGGCAGCCGAACTTTATGTTACAAAAGTAACCGCTGAAGATGGGGCAATATCCTATAAGTTCAAGGACAAACTGGGCAATGTGGTACTCAAACGTTCCAAAGCCCCACTTAATGAATATGCCGACACTTATTATGTTTATGATGATTTTAACCTGCTCAGGTTTGTAATATCCCCAGAGGGAAGCAGTCAGATTACCGGCAATTTTTCAATGTCAGACGACCTGGCTAGAAAGTTCGTTTACTTTTATAAATATGACAACCGAAAAAGGCTGATTGAAAAGAAGCTCCCCGGCAAAGAACCCGAGTATACTGTTTATAATCAAATTGATATGCCCATTATGTATCAGGATGGTAATATGCGAAAAATGAACGGGGCCGTAAAGGCTTATGAGTGGTTATATACCAAATACGATGCATTGGGGAGGGTGATTATTACCGGCATTACCACTGAATACTCCAGCCAAACCCGCGATCAGGTTCAATCTCTAGCTGATGCCAGTAATTATTGCTGGGAGTATCTACTTCATCCTTCAAGCTACCCGGTATCATTTTACAATTACTACTCAGGGCAGTCCTTCCCCTGGGCACATCCTGGCTCTATACAAACCCTGACTTATTATGATACCTACAATGTCATCGTAGTATCAGATGGCACTTATACCCCACAACCTATTGCCAGCGATTCAGAAATGAATTTTAATCCTGCAGATGCCAACTTTTCTGTTTCACAGCCAGATACTGAATTTATAAAGGGACTGCCAACTGTCACATTCATTTTATCGCAAGGGAGTTTACTTCCCACTGTTACGTATTATGACAAACGGGGGCGGGTAATACAGGTAAGGCAAAAAGGACATATTAGCGGGGCTTATACAATAACTACAAATAATTACTACAACGGACAGCCAGAAAACATTACAAATACAGTGTATAATACCAACATTAAGCATAAGTATATTCCGCCTAATAGTGTCCCGCAAAGCATAACTGAGAAATATACCTTTGAATACGACAATTTTGGCAGGCTTTCCCTGCGTGACTATCAGGTTGGTGATGTGATGGCCTTACATAAAGTACAAAACAAATACACCCCTTTGGGCCAACTCAGGCAAAAAATAATCTCAGAAGGTGGAATATCTCTTCAAACTGTAGATTACAGCTATAACATTCGCGGTTGGCTCAGTGCAATCAACAATCCTTCTCAGGTCAGCTCCTCAGGTGATCTTTTCGGGATGAATATTTATTACAATACAATCAATCAAGGATTGAACAACACGGCGCGGTTTAATGGAAATATTTCAGCTACAGAATGGCAAACAGTACAAACAAGTAGCTCATTAACTCCCCCAACCACAGGTCGTAAGGCTTATGTGTATTCATACGATGAATTATCCAGGCTTGAAAATGCTGTTTTCAGCGAGTATACATCAGGTGCATGGCAACAAACCTCAAAGTATAATGAACTTATAAAATCATACGATTTAAACGGGAACATAAAAGGCATTGAACGTAAAGGCAGCCTCAGCAACTGGAATACGGACATCATCGACAACCTTACCTATCATTACAATGGCAATCAGTTGATAGCCGTTGACGATGATATACTTACCGACAATGGCTATGATTTTTACGATAATGCCAATTTCTTTAACGGAACAATCCCTGAATATGAGTATGATGCCAATGGCAATGTTATCAAAGATGCCAACAAGGGGATCATTGGCATTACATACAACCACATGAATCTTCCGAAAGAGGTATATTTTTCAAAGGACAGCAAGCTGGATTATTATTACGATGCAACCGGCAATAAACTCCGTCAGGATGTGATTGAGGCAAAAATATTAACCAAACGCACCGATTTTATCTCTAACTTTGTTATTGTCAACAACACCCCTGCATGGATAAATTTTGATGAAGGCCGGGTTATTATGGATGGAACTGCTGTACATTTTACCGAAACCCACCTTAAGGATCATTTGGGCAATACCCGAGTGGTATTCGGGTATAAAAACAATGCCCTGGCCGTGAAACAGGTAAACAGTTATTACCCGTTCGGTATGAACATCAAAGGACTTACCACCCGGGTAACCATTGAAGAAGCCAAACACCCGGCCAATGAATACCTTTACAACGGCAAAATGTTCCAGGATGAGTTGGGGCTGGATTGGCTGGATTATGGGGCGAGGATGTATGATGCGGTGTTGGGGAGGTGGCACTCTGTGGATCCGTTGGCAGACCAAAGAAGCTGGGTTAGCCCATACAGTTATTGTCAAAATAATCCTATTGCAAGAGTTGATCCAACGGGAGCATTGGATGATTGGGTTGAAGGAGCTGATGGCTCGATTTATTGGAATGACAAAGTAACAAGTTCAAATGACAAAGATTTAGCTAAAGGAGAAACATATAGAGGTACAGAATATAGGCGTTTTGAAGATATTGGTAGTACAACATACAATGATGTTAATTACAATTCAGATAAGACAAAGACTTCTACGCCCAGGATTCGACCTGATGCCGATGGAATTGTTACACAAGAAGAATCAATTGATTGGTATCATTTTGGTGGTGGAACCCCTTTAACTGTAGATATTAGTAAGTTCAATTTTAAATCAAGTAAATTATCAATAGAAGACTTTAAAACTAATTCACAAAGTGTCGATTTTTTCAATGGATGGTCAAATCATCCTTTAAGTTCCAGCATCATCTGGCGACCTGCATCAGATGAAACTCTATCCGATGTTTATGGCACTATCAGACTTGCAATAGTTAATCGTGATTTAGGAACAGTACGGGTTGTAACTGATGACGCCACAGGCTTTTTTGATGTCTTTGATTATTCAGCTTTAGGATCTATAGTTGGTGATAGATTGCGATCAAATGGAAACCCAACTCCATTTGGTTTTATTGGCAAAGGCACAGGAACAATAAGGCTTACAACACCGGAATCACCGAAAATAGACTATAGATACCTTATTGATTTTAAATAA
- a CDS encoding DUF559 domain-containing protein yields the protein MAYLGKTTPDILHHGASAETNKVAAILRRSDTEAEMLLWRALKNRKCAGLKFRPQHPFGRFVLDFYCHERALAVEVDGRIHKNRDVKERDLNPTSNMVTLVRGEILPIQNITITKQTGFVLEQNIPVNNFEFTYNLQNQPPGTYLFYITTNAGTSCKVINKL from the coding sequence ATGGCGTATCTGGGAAAGACAACCCCTGACATACTTCATCATGGAGCTTCTGCTGAGACCAATAAAGTGGCCGCAATCTTACGCAGATCAGATACCGAAGCCGAAATGCTCCTCTGGCGGGCACTGAAGAACAGAAAATGTGCAGGGCTAAAATTCAGACCTCAGCATCCTTTCGGTCGGTTTGTGCTTGACTTTTACTGCCACGAGCGGGCTTTGGCGGTTGAAGTTGACGGCCGTATCCATAAGAACCGGGATGTTAAAGAGCGTGACCTAAACCCCACCAGTAACATGGTGACTCTGGTACGTGGAGAAATTCTGCCCATTCAGAATATCACCATTACAAAACAAACCGGATTTGTATTGGAGCAGAACATCCCTGTAAATAACTTTGAATTTACCTACAACCTGCAGAATCAACCTCCGGGAACTTACCTTTTTTATATAACCACCAATGCAGGAACTTCCTGTAAAGTCATCAATAAATTATAA
- a CDS encoding IS256 family transposase: MKNLHFTQEQVTKILEEIAIKENGLQELQKLSLEAMMRAEREEHNATNGDMSNGYRPRRTFGRGKIIELRVPRSRNGQFYPILLSLLRDQEEECRKLAFNLYGAGLTTEQVGQIFGDIYGKEYSTSQISRMFDYARNDVQTWLQRPLEPYYPIIMIDATFIYTRRIDHVSKEGYYTILGVRADRTREVLAVINFPTESANAWEVVLQSLKERGLKEIGLIVCDSLTAIEDSIWRQFPETEIQLCAIHLQRNVNKHIKPKDKALVAEDLKEVLRTGDRNDTVEKGYQRWLEFCSKWGKYYPSIKRMGENNRYKLNFTYLGYDYRTHNMLYSTNWIERLNRDYKRTTRMRGALPGPDATILLLGYVAMTRSAYQRKIPKIDYEQNKFHWEE, from the coding sequence ATGAAAAACCTACACTTTACACAAGAGCAAGTTACAAAGATTTTGGAAGAAATCGCCATAAAAGAGAATGGTTTACAGGAATTACAGAAGCTCAGCCTGGAAGCAATGATGCGAGCAGAACGAGAAGAACATAACGCCACAAATGGCGATATGAGTAATGGGTATAGACCTCGAAGGACATTTGGTCGGGGAAAAATTATTGAGCTTAGAGTGCCACGAAGCCGAAACGGGCAGTTTTACCCGATACTATTAAGCCTTTTACGTGATCAGGAAGAAGAATGCCGCAAACTTGCCTTTAATTTATATGGTGCTGGATTAACCACAGAGCAAGTAGGCCAGATATTTGGCGATATCTACGGAAAAGAATACAGCACAAGTCAGATAAGCCGCATGTTCGACTATGCCCGCAATGATGTACAGACATGGTTACAACGTCCTTTAGAGCCGTATTATCCCATTATAATGATAGATGCTACCTTTATCTATACCCGACGAATTGACCATGTTAGCAAAGAAGGATATTACACGATTTTGGGAGTCAGGGCCGATCGAACCCGGGAGGTGCTTGCAGTAATTAATTTCCCGACTGAAAGTGCCAATGCTTGGGAGGTCGTGCTACAGTCACTTAAAGAAAGAGGATTAAAAGAGATTGGGTTAATTGTATGTGACAGCCTTACTGCTATTGAGGATTCCATATGGAGACAGTTCCCGGAAACTGAGATTCAACTTTGTGCAATTCATCTGCAACGCAATGTAAACAAACACATTAAGCCTAAAGACAAAGCGCTGGTTGCAGAAGATTTAAAAGAAGTGCTGAGAACTGGAGATCGCAATGATACCGTTGAGAAAGGATATCAACGATGGCTAGAATTCTGCAGTAAATGGGGGAAATACTATCCGTCGATAAAAAGGATGGGAGAAAATAACCGCTATAAATTAAATTTCACCTACCTCGGATATGATTATAGAACCCATAATATGCTTTATTCTACCAACTGGATAGAACGGCTCAACAGAGACTATAAACGAACAACAAGAATGCGCGGCGCTTTACCAGGGCCAGATGCCACTATTCTTCTTTTAGGATATGTGGCTATGACCAGATCAGCATACCAAAGGAAGATCCCTAAGATTGATTATGAACAAAACAAATTTCACTGGGAAGAATGA
- a CDS encoding DUF6443 domain-containing protein: MKTIVNKYNALLLIVLFHAFAANAQSTDKNYIQTWDLKVAGYKTSGSISGNTPLTHAIRTIQYYDGLGRLSQTVVPGFAPDGKSMVTPKVYNKVGLDTTNYQPYIASTGEPVYRGNYADELITFYEDNYYDRFGNAPVEYEKSPLKRIVKQGAPGADWQLEDGHFVTFEYLTNNSSAELKAINWKATGDLCVHNGLYPAAELYVTKVTAEDGAIAYNFKDKLGNVVLKRSKAPLNEYADTYYVYDDFNLLRFVISPEGSSQITGNFSMSDDLARKFVYFYKYDNRKRLIEKKLPGKEPEYTVYNQIDMPIMYQDGNMRKMNGAVKAYEWLYTKYDALGRVIITGITTEYSSQTRDQVQSLADASEYCWEYLLHPSSYPVSFYNYYSGQSFPWIQPGSIQTLTYYDTYNVIVKSGSTFTPQPIVSDSEMNFNPADANFSVSQPDTEFIKGLPTVTFILSQGSLLPTVTYYDKRGRVIQVRQKGHISGAYTITTNNYYNGQPENITNTVYNTNIKHKYIPPNSVPQSITEKYTFEYDNFGRLSLRDYQVGDVMALHKVQNNYTPLGQLRQKIISEGGISLQTVDYSYNIRGWLSAINNPSQVSSSGDLFGMNIYYNTINQGLNNTARFNGNISATEWQTVQTSSSLTPPTTGRKAYVYSYDELSRLENAVFSEYTSGAWQQTSKYNELIKSYDLNGNIKGIERKGSLSNWNTDIIDNLTYYYNGNQLIAVDDAVLTDNGYDFYDNANFFNGTLPEYEYDANGNVIKDANKGIIGITYNHMNLPKEVYFSNDSKLDYYYDATGNKLRQDVIEAKILTKRTDFISNFVIVNNAPAWINYDEGRVIMDGTTVHFTETHLKDHLGNTRVVFGYKNNALAVKQVNSYYPFGMNIKGLTTRVTIEEAKHPANEYLYNGKMFQDELGLDWLDYGARFYDAQIGRWHSVDPLAEDFPSWTPSHYCHNNPIVLIDPDGRSADWYQSESGALLWQDENQQQITVNGEQFKNVGTSASIGAGDGNYINYYQNVPVSISNAPVNAQETVLNNAGLKGQLLSRNSPLSEKSQVGLMIENINYGKEKFLSCALDIAVSSIETSGDLISLSGYGFTATGIGAEIGLPMIVLGGTISAFGGYAQSGIAFARGNVQLGTSKLITTTAGLGLSTPVMNSKGFSAMEKVGINAWIDGPKAIIDKTLQSTFGN; this comes from the coding sequence ATGAAAACTATTGTAAATAAATATAATGCATTACTGTTGATTGTATTGTTTCATGCTTTCGCGGCAAATGCTCAATCTACCGACAAGAATTATATTCAGACCTGGGACCTTAAAGTCGCTGGTTACAAAACCTCCGGCAGTATATCGGGCAACACTCCGTTAACCCATGCCATAAGAACCATACAATACTATGATGGTTTAGGCCGTTTGTCGCAAACCGTAGTACCCGGATTTGCACCTGATGGCAAATCAATGGTAACGCCTAAGGTATATAATAAGGTTGGACTCGATACAACAAATTATCAGCCCTATATTGCCAGTACAGGAGAGCCTGTTTATAGGGGAAACTATGCCGATGAATTAATAACTTTCTATGAAGATAATTACTATGATCGATTTGGGAATGCCCCGGTTGAATATGAAAAATCGCCGCTTAAGAGGATAGTTAAGCAGGGAGCCCCCGGCGCTGACTGGCAATTGGAGGATGGGCATTTTGTTACCTTTGAGTATCTAACCAACAACAGCAGTGCAGAACTCAAGGCAATTAATTGGAAAGCAACAGGCGATTTGTGTGTTCATAATGGACTTTATCCGGCAGCCGAACTTTATGTTACAAAAGTAACCGCTGAAGATGGGGCAATAGCCTATAATTTTAAAGACAAACTGGGCAATGTGGTACTCAAACGTTCAAAAGCCCCACTTAATGAATATGCCGACACTTATTATGTTTACGATGATTTTAACCTGCTCAGGTTTGTAATATCCCCAGAGGGAAGCAGTCAGATTACCGGTAATTTTTCAATGTCAGACGACCTGGCTAGAAAGTTCGTTTACTTTTATAAATATGACAATCGAAAAAGGCTGATTGAAAAGAAGCTCCCCGGCAAAGAGCCCGAGTATACTGTTTATAATCAAATTGATATGCCCATTATGTATCAGGATGGTAATATGCGAAAAATGAACGGGGCCGTAAAGGCTTATGAGTGGTTATATACCAAATACGATGCATTGGGAAGGGTGATTATTACCGGCATTACCACTGAATACTCCAGCCAAACCCGCGATCAGGTTCAATCTCTAGCTGATGCCAGTGAATATTGCTGGGAGTATCTACTTCATCCTTCAAGCTACCCGGTATCATTTTACAATTACTACTCAGGGCAGTCCTTTCCATGGATACAGCCTGGATCTATACAAACCCTGACTTATTATGATACCTACAATGTCATCGTAAAATCAGGCAGTACTTTTACCCCACAACCTATTGTCAGCGATTCAGAAATGAATTTTAATCCTGCAGATGCCAACTTTTCCGTTTCACAGCCAGATACTGAATTTATAAAGGGACTGCCAACTGTCACATTCATTTTATCGCAAGGGAGTTTACTTCCCACTGTTACGTATTATGACAAGCGGGGGCGGGTAATACAGGTAAGGCAAAAAGGACATATTAGCGGGGCTTATACAATAACAACAAATAATTACTACAACGGACAGCCCGAAAACATTACAAATACAGTGTATAATACCAACATTAAGCATAAGTATATTCCGCCTAATAGTGTCCCGCAAAGTATAACTGAGAAATACACCTTTGAATACGACAATTTTGGCAGGCTTTCCCTGCGTGATTATCAGGTTGGTGATGTGATGGCCTTACATAAAGTACAAAACAATTACACCCCTTTGGGCCAACTCAGGCAAAAAATAATCTCAGAAGGTGGAATATCTCTTCAAACTGTAGATTACAGCTATAACATTCGCGGTTGGCTCAGTGCAATCAACAATCCTTCTCAGGTCAGCTCCTCAGGTGATCTTTTCGGGATGAATATTTATTACAATACAATCAATCAAGGATTGAACAACACGGCGCGGTTTAATGGAAATATTTCGGCTACAGAATGGCAAACAGTACAAACAAGTAGCTCATTAACTCCCCCAACCACAGGGCGCAAGGCTTATGTGTATTCATACGATGAATTATCCAGGCTTGAAAATGCTGTTTTCAGCGAGTATACATCAGGCGCATGGCAACAAACCTCAAAGTATAATGAACTTATAAAATCATACGATTTAAACGGGAACATTAAAGGCATTGAACGTAAAGGCAGCCTCAGCAACTGGAATACTGACATCATCGACAACCTTACCTATTATTACAATGGCAATCAGTTGATAGCCGTTGACGATGCCGTACTTACCGACAATGGCTATGATTTTTACGATAATGCCAATTTCTTTAACGGAACACTTCCTGAATATGAGTATGATGCCAATGGCAATGTTATCAAAGATGCCAATAAGGGGATCATTGGCATTACATACAACCACATGAATCTGCCTAAAGAGGTATATTTTTCAAATGACAGCAAACTGGATTATTACTACGATGCAACCGGCAATAAACTCCGTCAGGATGTGATTGAGGCAAAAATATTAACCAAACGCACCGATTTTATCTCTAACTTTGTTATTGTTAACAACGCCCCTGCATGGATAAATTATGACGAAGGCCGGGTTATTATGGACGGAACCACAGTACATTTTACCGAAACCCACCTCAAAGACCATTTGGGCAATACCCGTGTGGTGTTTGGCTATAAAAACAATGCCCTGGCCGTGAAACAGGTAAACAGTTATTACCCGTTTGGCATGAACATCAAAGGCCTTACCACCCGGGTAACCATTGAAGAAGCCAAACACCCGGCCAATGAATACCTTTACAACGGCAAAATGTTCCAGGATGAGTTGGGGTTGGATTGGCTGGATTATGGCGCAAGGTTTTATGATGCGCAGATTGGGAGGTGGCATAGTGTGGATCCGTTGGCGGAAGATTTTCCATCCTGGACACCATCCCATTACTGCCACAATAACCCGATAGTTTTGATTGACCCCGATGGACGTTCAGCAGACTGGTATCAATCAGAAAGTGGAGCATTATTATGGCAGGATGAGAACCAACAACAAATTACCGTAAATGGAGAACAGTTCAAAAATGTTGGTACATCTGCTTCTATTGGCGCAGGCGATGGGAACTATATAAATTACTATCAGAATGTACCTGTTTCCATTTCAAACGCTCCTGTAAATGCACAGGAAACTGTCTTAAATAATGCAGGTTTAAAAGGACAGCTTTTGAGCAGGAACAGCCCTTTATCTGAAAAATCACAGGTAGGACTAATGATAGAAAATATTAATTATGGGAAAGAAAAGTTTCTTTCTTGTGCCTTAGATATTGCAGTTTCATCAATTGAAACATCAGGAGATCTAATTAGTTTGTCAGGTTATGGCTTTACGGCCACAGGAATTGGCGCTGAAATTGGTTTGCCAATGATTGTTTTGGGAGGGACCATTTCTGCATTTGGTGGTTATGCGCAATCAGGAATTGCTTTTGCAAGAGGGAATGTTCAACTTGGTACTTCGAAACTTATAACAACTACAGCCGGATTAGGTTTATCTACTCCAGTTATGAACAGTAAAGGCTTTTCGGCAATGGAGAAAGTTGGAATAAACGCTTGGATTGATGGACCCAAAGCAATCATTGACAAAACCTTACAAAGTACTTTTGGTAATTAA